A genomic window from Pecten maximus chromosome 4, xPecMax1.1, whole genome shotgun sequence includes:
- the LOC117325180 gene encoding protein YIPF1-like, translating to MADDTTVDVDLNDDDKQSLQFHDGGYPSTKEDKKKVQTHMFTNFPHTAASDEDEENILDKSELLKDDKPPPSFWTFQYYQQFFDVETYQVMNRILGSMVPRPGRNYLKTHIQPNPDLYGPFWICTTLIFTTAIAGNLANYLQSGGKDYEWRYDFHKVTFAAAAIFSYWWLVPTGLFTFLWWRGISAGYSFLDLLSVYGYSLAIYIPISILWVVQVDWLQWILVLVGAALSGTVLTLIFWPVFRDGNKRTAWAVVIIIFLLHASLAVGFKLYFFNAQAGSVAAASTPASVIPTTATLKSHIKASHQSGKALGADTFPAGLSQGKVPQAKPPDVPKNINIAKKPNKETPLVPKNTASIPVKTESKATGLSKNSLSPTKSLDKQP from the exons atgGCGGATGACACTACCGTTGACGTGGATCTGAATGAT GACGACAAGCAGAGTCTTCAATTTCATG ATGGTGGCTATCCAAGCACAAAGGAGGACAAGAAGAAAGTCCAGACCCACATGTTTACCAATTTCCCTCACACAGCTGCATCTGATGAGGACGAAGAAAACATACTGGACAAATCTGAA CTTTTAAAAGATGACAAGCCACCGCCATCATTCTGGACATTCCAGTACTACCAACAGTTTTTTGATGTGGAGACATATCAGGTGATGAATAGAATCCTTGGATCAATGGTTCCACGGCCTGGTAGAAACTACCTGAAGACCCACATACAACCTAACCCTGATTTATATG gTCCATTTTGGATATGTACAACATTGATTTTCACAACTGCAATTGCTGGGAACCTGGCAAACTATTTACAGTCTGGAGGAAAGGATTATGAATGGCGATATGATTTCCATAAAG TAACATTTGCAGCAGCAGCCATCTTTAGTTACTGGTGGTTAGTGCCGACAGGCCTGTTTACATTCCTGTGGTGGCGTGGAATAAGTGCTGGCTACTCTTTCCTGGATCTCCTGTCTGTGTATGGATACTCACTAGCAATATATATCCCTATATCT ATCCTATGGGTTGTTCAGGTAGATTGGCTACAATGGATCCTTGTATTAGTGGGAGCAGCATTGTCTGGTACTGTCCTCACGCTGATATTCTGGCCAGTTTTCAGAGATGGCAATAAACGAACTGCATGGGCAGTTGTCATAATTATTTTCCTTCTTCACGCCAGTCTGGCTGTGGGATTTAAG TTGTACTTTTTCAATGCCCAAGCTGGTTCTGTAGCTGCTGCATCGACTCCAGCTTCAGTGATCCCAACAACAGCAACATTAAAGTCCCACATCAAAGCTTCACATCAAAGTGGTAAGGCATTAGGAGCTGACACCTTTCCAGCAGGACTTTCACAGGGCAAAGTTCCACAGGCCAAACCTCCAGATGTGCCTAAGAATATAAACATTGCTAAAAAACCAAACAAGGAAACTCCTTTGGTGCCAAAAAACACTGCCAGCATTCCTGTAAAGACTGAATCTAAAGCCACAGGTTTAAGTAAAAACAGTTTATCTCCAACTAAATCTCTTGACAAACAACCATGA
- the LOC117324878 gene encoding acid-sensing ion channel 1-like, translated as MEFPAVTICNQNSFRRTLSLKNGHYEILKALYEKEDSSRGRDVLLERSINVTMETLYTNNSHRAEDLIVTCKWKGEACNWSDFKPVLTQHGQCFTFLGNTTTEDGRIVDSPGVDNGLELVLNVEDYDSMVGPHSSSGVKVVLHHDTEVPMPEFGNELPTGRHGFMDVQVSKAQNVPPPHGNCVDRTLMYMGTYSYTVGACQMECEMQFSPVLQRCAIQQMFGGIESEIPPTP; from the exons atGGAGTTTCCCGCCGTCACTATTTGCAACCAAAATAGTTTCAG GAGGACGCTGTCGTTGAAAAACGGACATTACGAGATATTGAAGGCGTTATATGAGAAGGAGGACTCGTCAAGGGGTAGGGATGTTTTACTGGAGAGGTCGATCAACGTTACAATGGAGACATTGTACACAAACAATTCTCACCGTGCAGAGGACCTCATTGTGAC tTGCAAATGGAAAGGAGAAGCTTGTAACTGGTCTGACTTCAAACCTGTGTTGACCCAACATGGACAATGTTTCACTTTCCTTGGTAACACGACCACCGAGGACGGTCGTATCGTCGACTCGCCAG GAGTGGATAACGGTTTAGAACTGGTGTTGAATGTGGAAGACTATGACAGTATGGTGGGACCACACAGCAGCAGCGGGGTGAAGGTCGTCCTCCACCACGACACCGAAGTCCCCATGCCCGAATTCGGTAACGAGCTCCCCACGGGTCGACACGGCTTCATGGACGTTCAGGTCTCTAAG GCGCAGAACGTTCCTCCTCCCCACGGAAACTGTGTGGACCGTACTCTGATGTATATGGGAACTTACTCCTACACAGTTGGAGCCTGCCAAATGGAATGTGAGATGCA GTTCTCTCCCGTCTTGCAACGTTGTGCAATACAACAGATGTTTGGTGGAATCGAAAG TGAAATACCGCCGACTCCATGA
- the LOC117325184 gene encoding uncharacterized protein LOC117325184, which produces MESTDRPDKWKAYYDMMLSKAKSSRQAIKTVLKEEDFLPWLSQQYPNIWFNENDLQTDSTSHVFTVDADLQWMTIHKTMVNSRDTINRYIELAKSYMEGGNSNLRQLQKLNSTSVRLANDFQQQRESMDMFYKEKVVSNLNHLSHVLNLRSEPMTSVISTFDKKCTTMYITKGIRKASMYLNMTVDYLSQYFKRRRILQTIAIHFDSNEMKYFMEEVRTYASGTFHNKEFSMESVDCLEMLLDEYYAMLTVYVLIKPAFTEFKYQFDYKHFSNIMPSLREIKNFNFEKVELLEVVLVLDEVRMITGEFKQSLLMNQQFYRDNFLHLNVLFHELRYDQLTQQIDYTIFALMGDIGGAMGLCIGASALSVFEIIDFVTVLMGFLMVKKTLPSKPRSKIIHVEPKDESKGKTTPLPSVNTKQNQTLDN; this is translated from the exons ATGGAATCAACCGACAGGCCTGACAAATGGAAAGCATATTATGACATGATGCTATCTAAAGCTAAATCTAGCCGACAAGCTATAAAAACAGTGTTGAAGGAGGAGGATTTCTTACCCTGGCTCTCGCAGCAGTATCCAAACATTTGGTTTAATGAAAATGACTTACAAACGGACTCTACATCACATGTGTTTACTGTCGACGCCGATCTGCAATGGATGACAATCCATAAAACTATGGTTAACAGCAGGGATACAATCAATCGTTACATTGAATTGGCCAAGTCTTACATGGAAGGTGGAAACAGTAATTTGAGGCAACTGCAGAAACTTAACTCAACTTCAGTTAGGTTGGCAAACGACTTTCAGCAACAACGGGAAAGCATGGACatgttttataaagaaaaagtTGTCAGCAACCTAAACCATCTCAGTCACGTGTTGAACCTACGATCAGAACCGATGACTTCCGTGATATCTACATTCGATAAAAAATGCACCACAATGTACATCACTAAGGGTATACGAAAGGCCAGCATGTATCTCAATATGACTGTTGATTATCTTTCACAATATTTTAAGAGAAGACGAATACTCCAGACGATTGCTATACATTTTGACTcgaatgaaatgaaatatttcatggaAGAGGTGAGAACATATGCGTCGGGAACATTTCATAACAAGGAATTCAGTATGGAGTCAGTGGATTGTCTGGAAATGCTGCTGGATGAGTATTATGCCATGCTGACGGTATACGTATTAATCAAACCAGCTTTCACGGAATTTAAATATCAGTTCGattataaacatttcagtaATATCATGCCATCACTACGTGAAATAAAGAACTTTAACTTCGAAAAAGTTGAGCTCCTGGAGGTGGTATTGGTGTTGGACGAGGTCAGGATGATCACGGGCGAGTTTAAACAATCTCTCCTCATGAATCAACAATTTTACAG AGATAACTTCCTTCACCTGAATGTCTTGTTCCATGAACTGAGATACGATCAGCTCACCCAACAAATCGACTACACGATTTTCGCTCTCATgg GCGATATAGGTGGAGCAATGGGTCTGTGCATCGGAGCCAGTGCGCTAAGCGTTTTCGAGATCATTGACTTCGTCACCGTGTTGATGGGGTTTCTCATGGTTAAAAAGACACTTCCATCCAAACCACGGTCCAAAATCATCCACGTCGAACCTAAGGATGAGTCCAAAGGGAAAACGACACCTCTACCATCTGTTAACACCAAACAAAATCAGACCCTTGACAACTAA